One genomic window of Boudabousia tangfeifanii includes the following:
- a CDS encoding AAA family ATPase has product MMSEEYDWIDFYTKFADKLLEYKHRRPELIALIQEMYEAIGEKFPKLEAEGVPTDIDPYTVYGLFNKGIRDSTRKKIVDYLNSKLGLNSRPVSSFNGVPILNNQNATFYAFRWNARRTDKDIDNLWDVFEASVRLADNENEENRKLFVAAYENLSEQFNIRWNITFGFYWTRPNRFLSLDGRNRWYLGTEALAGEVCASVVPRKNTSHVPTGEEYLQICDTVIGQLGTSNCPAASLPELSYEAWLESERVNKEEDERKAKEKEKAKNSLGDGDVSRQRFWLISPSKFASVTDDLFDRGVMILGYPSIGDLADFESRDEIREVLKESISDESQQKNVSLAMWQFVSEVQIGDAVYIKEGPNKIIGWGIVAENYRFEEKANFPYMRQVDWKSREIFTPVSGLPNKTFTEITDDQVLLTNLEEFYAQSDDVVEDFEAESLEKQYPAYGRADFLSEVFVTEGQYESMVQALRTKKNIILQGAPGVGKTFIAKRLAYSMMGEKDINRVMMVQFHQSYSYEDFIEGYRPAGSGFELQKGAFYSFCKRAADDLENDYFFIIDEINRGNLSKIFGELFMLIENDKRGKSNKLQLLYSKELFHVPENVYLIGMMNTADRSLAMLDYALRRRFAFIELPPGFATEGFGRYRDALGSEQLNLLLQKVNELNQAIAADDSLGEGFCVGHSYFCNLERETCDTSALSAIVEFELLPLVKEYWFDEPAKVRDWSDRLRRTLS; this is encoded by the coding sequence ATGATGAGTGAAGAGTACGACTGGATTGACTTCTACACGAAGTTTGCGGACAAGCTGTTGGAATACAAGCATCGGCGTCCCGAACTAATTGCGTTGATTCAGGAGATGTACGAAGCGATCGGTGAGAAGTTCCCGAAGCTGGAAGCTGAAGGCGTGCCGACTGACATTGATCCTTACACCGTTTATGGCTTGTTTAATAAAGGTATTCGTGACTCTACTCGTAAAAAAATCGTCGATTATCTGAACTCTAAGTTGGGTTTGAATTCAAGACCAGTTTCGTCATTTAATGGAGTTCCAATACTCAATAATCAAAATGCTACTTTTTATGCATTCCGATGGAATGCTAGGAGAACTGATAAAGATATAGATAATCTTTGGGATGTTTTTGAGGCATCGGTGCGCTTGGCAGACAATGAAAATGAAGAAAATAGGAAATTATTCGTCGCTGCATATGAAAATCTGAGTGAACAGTTCAATATTCGCTGGAATATTACCTTTGGTTTTTACTGGACTCGCCCGAACCGTTTTCTTAGCTTAGATGGTCGTAATCGTTGGTATCTGGGTACTGAGGCTTTGGCTGGAGAGGTTTGTGCCTCTGTCGTACCAAGGAAAAATACTTCGCACGTTCCAACCGGCGAAGAGTATTTGCAGATTTGTGACACGGTTATAGGGCAGTTGGGAACGTCTAATTGTCCGGCCGCTTCTTTACCGGAGTTGAGCTATGAGGCTTGGCTTGAATCTGAGCGTGTTAACAAGGAAGAGGATGAACGTAAGGCCAAGGAAAAGGAGAAAGCTAAAAATTCATTGGGAGATGGTGACGTTTCCCGTCAGCGGTTCTGGTTAATTTCTCCGAGTAAGTTCGCCTCTGTTACGGATGATTTGTTTGATCGTGGAGTGATGATTTTAGGCTATCCTTCGATTGGGGACTTAGCTGATTTCGAATCACGCGATGAGATCCGTGAGGTTTTAAAGGAATCTATTTCTGATGAAAGCCAGCAGAAGAATGTCTCTTTAGCGATGTGGCAGTTTGTATCTGAAGTACAGATTGGTGATGCCGTTTATATTAAAGAGGGTCCGAATAAAATTATCGGTTGGGGGATTGTAGCCGAAAACTATCGTTTTGAGGAAAAGGCTAACTTCCCATATATGCGTCAAGTGGATTGGAAATCTAGAGAGATTTTCACACCAGTTAGTGGGTTGCCCAATAAAACTTTCACGGAAATTACCGACGACCAGGTGTTGCTGACGAACTTGGAAGAGTTTTACGCCCAGTCTGATGATGTGGTGGAGGATTTCGAGGCTGAGTCTTTGGAGAAACAGTACCCGGCTTATGGGCGCGCTGATTTTCTGTCTGAGGTGTTTGTGACCGAGGGGCAGTATGAGTCGATGGTGCAAGCCTTACGCACGAAGAAAAACATTATTCTGCAGGGTGCCCCCGGGGTGGGAAAGACTTTCATTGCCAAGCGTTTGGCCTACTCCATGATGGGGGAGAAGGATATCAATCGGGTGATGATGGTGCAGTTCCATCAGAGTTACTCGTATGAGGATTTCATTGAGGGCTACCGTCCGGCCGGTAGTGGCTTTGAACTACAAAAGGGTGCTTTCTACAGTTTCTGTAAGCGCGCTGCTGACGACTTGGAGAATGACTACTTTTTCATTATTGACGAGATTAACCGAGGCAATCTTTCGAAGATTTTCGGTGAGCTGTTCATGTTGATTGAGAACGACAAGCGCGGCAAGAGCAACAAGCTGCAATTGTTGTATTCGAAAGAGTTGTTCCACGTGCCAGAGAATGTGTATTTGATTGGCATGATGAACACGGCAGATCGCTCTTTGGCGATGCTGGATTACGCGTTGCGCCGTCGTTTTGCGTTTATTGAGCTACCTCCCGGTTTTGCTACCGAGGGATTTGGTCGCTACCGTGACGCCCTCGGCAGTGAACAACTGAACCTGCTGCTGCAAAAAGTGAACGAGCTGAACCAGGCAATTGCCGCCGATGATTCCCTAGGGGAGGGCTTCTGCGTGGGCCACAGCTATTTCTGCAACCTTGAACGCGAAACTTGCGACACTAGTGCCCTGTCAGCGATTGTGGAGTTCGAACTATTACCGCTGGTTAAAGAGTACTGGTTTGACGAGCCCGCGAAGGTGCGCGACTGGTCGGATCGTTTGCGGAGGACTTTGAGTTGA